From Triplophysa dalaica isolate WHDGS20190420 chromosome 24, ASM1584641v1, whole genome shotgun sequence:
GTGACCAAACATATGAAGAACAGTGTAAGACACATGGCTATCTCACATGCTCCACCACAGTCACTGGCGTTTTCCTgtcaataaagaaataaaacagaaaccAGTTTTACTTTATCATATCCTGAAATACCATCTTaagaataaaagcgtctggatGCACGTGGCTTACATGTGGATGGTATGCGTGACAAGACTCTGGTCGTCTTCGAATCTTCTGAGATTTCATCCTGTTGCACTTAACTGTGGCATTATGTGTGCAGGAGTTAAGGAGAACATTCTCAGTTCTGAACCAAAGACAAGCTtgttatttgctgttttttttatcatttttacatttttaaaggataTATTTGACTTCTTTTGGCGTGAGAGTGATAGGAGCATACTGCCGAGAGCAGTCACAGTCTGCCTGGACCACCACAAGCACCAGGTTAGTGTTGTATACCTGCTGTAAGACAAACATCCTGAAACATAAAAAGAGAGAATAAGGGAAATTCACATTATCATTGATGTTCAACTGCAATTTAGTAGTCCCTTTTATAAATGACATACTTCTGACAACGGCCGCATTTGATGATGCTGTTAGTCTCACGGATTGATGTGTCATACGTGAAGCCGGGATATTCGGTATTGCAAGGCTGCATTAGATCAGCTTTCTTCTGTTTGTTGTATGCTAAAGAAGAAAATATGTAGTTAGGATTCAATTTTAATGTGTGAGTACCTTTGGCACTCACACGGGTATTTCCTCATTGTCTACTCTACTAAAGGAACTATTGTTTCACTGCTTACATCTGCATTTTGAGACCTTTCTTTAAGAAACCTCTATAAACTGAAATGCTGATGTACACACATCAGGACTTGAAGATACTTACATGAATGATACACAGTTTTAGCTGCACAGCGTCAATGAGAGACGAATGGAGCAAAGTCACAGACAACAATGGAGGTGAAGTATGAATGGATGCATTAAAAAGATGGCATACGAATAACAGACAtcaaaaatgataacaaaacaTTCTGGAGATGAAATGTTTGGTTGTTTAATGATATCTGAGTGCATTAAATTCACACAGTTTTATTGTTACTAATATTTTCTCAACTTACCATCCGCTACATAGTCACTATGCCAAAGTCCACAGATGTTGAACTCCAATAAAAACCTGAAAGATTGGAGATGAAAATGCATGTTTGCTGGCAAATATCCTTCCCATGTATTAAATGTGTTACGCCCCAAGCTTAGCACTTACATCATGAAGTTTGAGAAGAACCACTTTATTAACGCCAGTAGGCCATAGAAAGGCTGTGAAGTGAACAGATGTAGTCAATCAAATGAAGTCCGGTCTACTGTGCCTTCATCAGCCCAATAAATGCTGAGAATTGTTATCTTACAGATATAAAGTTTTGCATACACTGAGAAGTGGTCTTGCTCCATTAGAGTGATGGTGAACATTCTTACACATGGCCTGGTAGTCATAAAGTGTCACCCtatagaaagaaaaatcacggtatataaaatatatgaaatattggAAAATTACTATTAGCAAAGTAATAAAGGAATTGTTTAGTGTCAAGCTCCATAATGAGAAAAAGCGACATCAAAGCATAACAAATAACCCATGAAAtatatgtgttttgtgtcatacaTACTTTtggacatttaaagggacaggtcaccccaaaattaaaattacttgatcttttactcaccctcatgtcatttcaaacctgtatgtcttctGCACTTCACAAACAAAGGTGTTTTGAAACCCAACTACATTGGCCTCATCTGGCCttcattttaaagacacaaaaccacttaggcatttctcaaaatatctgcttttgagttTCACAGCAGAGTCATATCCAGATAtttaatgacatgaggatgaataaatgttgacaggatatatgtttttaatttatatgcCGTACCATGTAAACAAAGATGAAAACATTTGATGCAACTTGTTGGGTGTTTGTACCTTTTATACAAGCCTGATTTAAGTAGCTGGGCCATGACTGATCCATCTATTTCCCCAAAAAATTTACCAACCTGTGTAAAAAAGATTTAGCACACGCATTAGGAGTGTTTGTCAAATATTACGCTCATATATTAGTGACATTCTGAGATCCAGAGATTACAATGCATCTTTTACAGATTTACTTTTCATGTCGCAGGATGTATTAGAATGGATGCACAACTCTGACATGTGAGCCAACAAGGTATGAAATCACATCACaatttcaaaaacacacacatacacttacacAGGCAGACTAAAGTACTGTGATCCAGATGTGCTAACAGATGCCTGTGACTCCCCTGCAATCTGGGATTAGAAATCTCCTGCCTAATGCTCACATAGCTACAGCACATGTGCTACTACAAACAGCTGCGCAATGAGACCAATGTCATCACACAGACATAATATCTATGTGAAATGGTATGAAGCCATTATGTTCAGTGGAATTACACAAGGTTAAAGAAAgtctatttttattctgttacaTTTGTCATTAATAGATGAATACTACTActattctttttctttttattattgaatACCAGCAGAAGAAAAGCAATAATCTTATTTAACACTGCAGTTCATTCACTCAATAACTGTCCCGTTCTGGACCCCATCTGTTCACTCCAAGGACAAGCTTGTGGTATGTTATCAAGTCCTCAAACTACAGCATCCGCCTACCACCTGCCCTTCACTTGTAACCCCCTGAGCAATGACACGTGCCGCTAGAATCCCACACCTCACCATCTTCCATCTTCATGACTGTGGACTTTTTGTCACCTTGCCAGTGTATTTCTTCCGAACAGAAATTCTCTTATGCCATAAACGTATGACGCATTGTATAAGGCACTGTGTCATCATTGGTGggattgtatttatatttgtgaaCCTGGATCACAAAAGCAGTCTTAAGTGGCACCGGAacgtttttagtaaaagacaaaaatagattggatgggtcaaaattataggtttttcttttatgccaaaaatcattaggatattaagtaaagataatGTTCCATGaagtattttgtaaatttcctacctaaaatatataaaaacgcatttttgtgagtggatggcctgttaaaaacttcaaaagcaattttctcaatatttagatttttttgcactccaGAGTTCCAGAGTTATAAATGGTTGTATCtgagccagatattgtcctattctaacaactcatacatcaatagaaaacttatttattcagctttcagaataTGTAtcaatctcaatttcgaaaaattgtcCCAtaatactggttttgttgtcccgGGTCACATTTATTAAGCAGAAGCTTTCATTCAAAGGGACTTATGAATAAGGGAGCATTTCATATATTGACCTATTTTTCAGTTACATATAAacttaaattgttaaaatgttcATGTACTCACATCTCCTCTTTCCTTTGAAAGGAGTACGAATCCATTATTGTCAACTAGGTAACAGTTTACTTCCTGCGGGAAAAACGAATGGAAAAATAAACCCTAAttacaaaatttacattttgtatggattttatttttatttcttccattttatcattaataatatttactCTAATAACAGtcacaatgtaaaaatgtaacagGCTATGACATCAGCATATAAGCATCATTACATTTAGACGCACAGAAAACAGATGAGTTAAAGGCTTTACTCACAATGCTCTCACAACTGAGAGGACAAATACCCTCCACATCACTGCACTGCCAAAAGCAAGAACAACCACAGGGCCTTTAGTTAATGGACAGATTTCATAAGACTCTTTCATCCCATTCATTTCATTGAGTGTACACTACAATAGTCATTTCCAACCTAGAAGGTACTTAATGCGATAGTCcctccaaaaatacaaattctgtcattgtttattcatagTCATATTGTTCAAAACTAGTCTATGACTCTtgcttctgtgaaacacaaaagaaggtattttgagataCGTTTCAGTGGGTTTGTGTCTAtataatggaagtaaatggggccAGTTTTGTTTGGTTATCCGTGTtcctcaaaaaatcttcttttatgttctgcagaaaataCAAGTTTggtatgacatgagggtaaataaacgattcaaaatatttatttctgggGGGACTATGCCTTTAGTCTGTTTTTTAAAACGGAAATTACAGCTTTACACAGACACATTATACATGTGGTTTGACTATATGGCTCAAGTAATGGCAACAAGCAAAAACTTACATCTGTGTCGTTTGGCTGACAGGAGCAAGAGAGAAAACATGGACAGAAAAAAGTGAATTCAAAGAATGTTTGTCCGTTTATGTTTGTTGCACATATAAAAACACTCTTGAGGAAATCGTAAGAGCAAATAGGTTCCATTGTCAATAGCAATCCAATGTGGAGTATCTTGATAGATTTTGAGGCGTGACAATATGCATGTTGGCCTTGAAATCTCCAATCACTACTTGCCCATTTACCAGCAAGAAAAGATACGTCCCATTATTCTAATACATCAGTACAAACATACTTTATATAATCAGAAAAAGATAGTTGATCTATTCAGAAACTAGTATTACTGTTTCTAAGGTTTTAAAACTCACTTGTTTggcaaaagaaaataacaatctCTCCATCAGATCCAGAGATGCTTGCATTCCAATAGCTGTAGAAACACAATCAGAAATGGTATGATAATTGGTATTTGTTAtgaatattttacaaagaaatgtaaaatatttactgttCTTTACAGTGTATTGTGTACAACAGTGTACTACACCTGttaaatggtaaaataattaagtcttatttttatttaattgtaagaACATGCGAGAATAcgaaatgacaaaatgttcatttggtGAACTGCTCATTTACACGAGTAAAACTTTGATGTTTATGTGTGAAGTAAGTCTCGCATTAAGTTCTGGGTTGGCACATCTTTTGAACGGTGAATttccattttaataaatgtcataACTGTTAAGTCATTTTAGAATATATTTTAGCATATAgaaaaaatgcaacaaaaaaaacaggcCCGCaaattacagtttaaaaaatgtttattacttCCAGTTTTTCCATTGTATTTAAGAAGGTGCATTTATAAGTCTTGTTGACGTCTTTTATGTCCTACAGCATAAGCTACAGCAAAGAGtcatgatttgcaaaaatataagAGGCAACCAATACCTAAGCTGTGTCAGCTGGTCTTTTATCTCTTCTGCCCCCTCTtcaatccatccatctctctctctctctctctctctctctggccaAACAGGCAGGCACAGACTGCTCTAATATTAGTCCTACCCCACTCACATATACATACAGGACTTGAATGATGTGAGGAAGAACTTCCAATATCTTGTTTCTTAGAGGACTCAGAGATGATAGCCATAAAAGGTGCGTTCAACTTGTTATTTAACCCAGACAgtagaaaaatgttttgtatttaataggCAGTGATCATTGTTTGTGATTTACAAAACCGActtgtttgctttttaatagTTATCAGTtcaattcactttatttatatttttaggagcatctttttctttaaaattttatttGGTAGTCTGAAATCTAAGCAATCATCCTTGTTTAGATTTAGTTTGAGATATAAAGATACAGATTTTTACTTTTAGATTTCAGTCAATAGTATGCATCACGAGATATGCACTTTGCCGCACCGTTCTGCTTTTCACTCATAAAGCAGCTGCTGTTCACAGCGCCTATTTATTATCTATTGGTGTGGAAAATTAATCCTTGATCATTTTAAGAGCCTATGAGCGAAAGTGCCATGTTTGTGTTGCATCAGAGTAGAAAGTACTCTTTTTTTAATCAGGGCATTGGAAAAACATTCAGCGTATGATGGAAACAAACCGAGTAATcttatagacagtttcaaagcaacagcataaacaaacaatagtgCGCATGCTTATGTTTGTGGATggaacttaacttccggtacacattcacaaataatagagtccctgtagattatttgtGATAACAAAAGAACAGAGAAGAACCGTtgcttggctaaacttgcctctccaatattttgaatttagactgtgaAACAAAGCTCAAATGATATGTCAATAgcatacagtttatttaaatgccaCAAAGTAACACgacccatttaacaaattgtttatttagtaaACATACAACATAATTCaacaaatggtttatttaatagaattattatacaataaaataatcgtATAAATTAAAATCGAAATATTATTAGCCAGTTcgatgaacaaacacagaccgaaaGTGATCTTCCGTTGAGTAGCGTACGACcaatgaaactgtctataagaCTTCCGGCTACTAACTGTATGCACCCTATGAGAAGCCAAGAGCCTCTGGGTGGCTTTCATACAAAGatcatgttttaaatttaaaagtcTCTTCTGAAAATATAGGTTTAAGAACATGATGATGACAGTTTTAgtcaattttaaatttaaaaaaattctacagCATCACAAATCCTGTTTATAGACTTTCACTTCAAAGTGCTAATGCGGTTTATCACCATTATCATATTGTTATAGCAATCCGAGGATTTTCCCATGATTGACGAGTCagacatttatttacataagaCTACTGCCAGCCCTGCTAAAGCCTTGCCAAAAAGAATCTTTCAATAAAAGGCTTGGGTGACCAAACAGATCAGCATGAACATTAAAAGTAAGTAACTTTAATTTgattacattacatttcttACTAAAAGTGACATTCTGACTAGTGCACATGTACATGTAACCAAGTGTATGTTAACAATCTCAGATCTTTCAGGCCTGCTGACCATTCTTAGCTTATGTGGAATGTCTACAAGCTGCCCGTCTGTATGTACCTGCAACGGAAACCAAACCGACTGCAGTGATCTTAACAAACTCATCTCCCTGGCATCCATATTGGACCAGCTTCCATCTCACACAGCCTCCCTCACCCTCTCAAACAACAACTTCACAACGGTGAAACCTGGAAGCTTTTCCAATCTCAGCGACCTGTTTCATTTGGACCTCTCTAGAAACCTTCTTTCCACCTTTCATCCTTCTATCTTCTCTCAACTAAACAGTCTGGAGTTTTTAGATGTTTCTGAAAACCGTCTGGTGATGCTGCCTGTGAGCTTATTTTCTGATCTCAGGAGGCTTGCAGAACTGGTTCTGAAAGATAACAGACTTAAGGAGCTGAATCCGGATCAGTTCAAAGGTCTGACCGAGCTTAAGCGTTTGGATATTTCTCTAAACCACCTCAGTTCCTTGCACACAAATCTACTAGATGGACTTCAGAAGCTAACGTGGCTTTCGGTTTCAGGCAACAAGCTCACAACGTTACACTCACTCAAACATGCGATGGGTCTTCAACACCTTCTGCTGGAGGGGAACCCCTGGAACTGTAACTGCGAGTTAATCCCGCTCAAACATCGTATAGAGTGGATCTTATATAAAGGTATGTTTCTTCATAACTTCAATTTGTCTATTAACAAAATATGGGGAATGACTTGAATGACTCATGTTTTTGTCGTAGGAGGACACATAGATTCCGTCCACTGCTCCTACCCAACAGATCTGCGTGGGAAGGATCTACGCAACATCCCCACCGAGATTTTCGGACACTGTCACTATCTACATTTCATGACCAGGAATCCACCCGCCGCCGATAGCCACCCTGAGTCGAGCGGAGACTGTATACACCAGCGGTATCGCCCGGTGAGTGTGCGCCGAGCGGCTGCTACAGTGGTCGTAGCTGGGGTGGTCTGCAGCGTGGTGTGCATTTTAATGGTTGTAACGGCAATCTATGGGTGCATCTACGCGATGATGGCTGCTAACAAACAGCAGCAGCTGAAGCAGGGGGACAATCACCAGCAGATGTCGGCCAAGGAACCAGAGCAAGATCTTATGAACGAACAGAAGGAGGATCTGATGCCAAGTATCAGGAGGGGGCCAGAAGCCCCCGAGTGCACAGAATGGATGGCATTTCCTCCAGAAGTGTGCGTTTGAGTCTGTGTTCAATGTTTATTTAGAGAATATATGCAATTCGTTCTATACTTAACCATagatatttgcatttatatgtaagataaaaaagtttttcaCACATATTGTATAGAAAATGAACAGCACTTTTTCATgtgatataatataaaaattaaccatatacagccgcagaaacCTAAATTATTTCCAGCATATCTAAATTGACTATTTCTAGGTATGTGCTACAGTCTAGCTGAATTAAAAAACTACAATTCCTTTTTTTCATAGAATATTACAgcgtttattgtattgtaaatagCTTTACACTGTGGATAATTTttaattcatgtgccctcataatcttcaattaaaatgcCTTTCCGACCTCTAGTGGCTATCCACCTCAGATGACATCatttagacggcttgggcggagcatgtggtaactcctccccttcaaagtgtataaagaccttacataatgaagcgttatgtttttgttacatagaATGAGCTATAACTATCTACGAGCACCATGGGTtctttgcatggaattcaccatgttgtttctccagtagccctaaacggacaattGTGTTTCGTACATAcgtatctccttcggcaaagaagcgaaaaagcaacgacatcttagccctgtgtcagccgccgtagTCCATTGAAAGTGAGGGAtagagtgagccgttggttgcaattcgcaacctctcCACTGGATGgggctaaaatctccacattgctcttTTTATCTCAGACTCTAATGTACCTCACCTCGTTTAATGTTTGCAGAGTAAAAATGCTGatcataattttataataaacaaaattatttctaATGCTATTTCTTATCAAGTTTGCTCCAAATAATGTTCAATCTACCTTCAGATTTGAGCATGCAAACAGTGAAAGGTCGATTTCTTACCTCCAGCAAGGGCTGTTTTCTTCCCTTCAGTCACTGTGACGGCTGTTACTGCCACGAAAGTGTTCCTTCCTATTAGTAGAAGTAATCATTTTTGTCACAAGTCTATCCATTTAATCCACTTAAAGCGTTAAATAACAAGATGTTCTCTCACAAACATACCTTTGTTGATGTCATCATGCGGGACATAAAAGAAGAATTGACCAGGCTTGTTCTCAGCAGCCAGGCGATACCAGATGGGAAAGTGGTCAACAGTGAAGATGTTCGCTTTGTCCAGTGGTGTCAAGAACTTCCTGGAAATAAGGATCATTGCTTCATAGTGTCCACCACACTGGACAGAACAACTATAAAATCTATTTTCGCCCAAGATATGTTATTCAGATTGTCTATAATGtattcatttgtcattttctttgtataactgaaaacacatctgtcGACTGTAGTGTACATCATGCAATAATTCCATAGGGAAAATTTAGTTCTGTGTTACTTTTTACAAAGATTTCAAAtattcttttattaaaacatgcattagATGGCTTTTGACTCACTTGCCCGCTCGTTTCTCACTTCCTGCATATCTAATAACACGCATCAGACCGGAGCGGGTTCCCAGGAAAGCCGTCTCCATGCCTTCATCTACTCTACAGCATGATAAAGGCAAAGAGAGAGATATTATGAACACACAACACTGAATCCCCCACACAATGTTTTCTAAATGaaagagatttaaaatgacattttacagaaaatgtccTTCTTTGTGTTTATGCCTGATGCACAACATATACGGATTAAATTAAGCCTCTTACCCCGTGGCGGATAGTGTTAGAGCGGTCCAGTAAGCCTCCAGTGGTGCTGTTACCACAGCATCGAAAAGAGTCTGCTGTAGCAGAACCTCATCACCTGTCACAACAATATCACAGTTCGAAACCTAACACTATATCAAATCGTATTTTTACGGCTGTACTTTCATGGGAAGTACAATAAAAAATCAAGTAAACTTGCACTCCAAGTCTGGCTCTTTCCCAGTCAAGTACCGGACAACAGCCTGCAGCTGAGTGAGCTTCCGATGGTGTGGGTCAATGTCTGTCTCGCAATACGTCCTGACAGGGAAAACCAGTGTAACAAAGAAGTAAATCTCTCAAGAAATGTGTTGACCCAAAGGAAGTTATAAACGTTGGCCATTTTAGTTTCAATATCCTCACCTTAAATACTTACCATTCATTGGATAATGAGAGATCTGGCTGCTGGAGGTCATGAAGGCCTAGTAAAAGGAAATATTGAGCAGCTATGGTATACATCATATAACAATGCAGCTTAAtagctttcatttaaaaatatctttcctATTTGTTCACATTCAATGTAACTCAATAGTGAGTCACATTTTCCACAAACACTTGACAGGAACAAGTCGAATGCTTATCACAACTTTTATTACATACATAAATGAAATTTCTCCATATTGCTTTCTTTCTCTAACAATTTTTAATGCTTTGTATTTTTGCACTTAGGATAAACTGCATGGACAGTAACATTTTAATGTGTACTGTATCTCACTGTAGGCACACATTttgagttttattaaaaaacaagtttcatttttttaaagttttcttttcttttgattgtAGTGGAAAttgtgactttttttaaattatgacatttaGAAAAACGTTAAACAGTTGACAGCGATCCCTGGTTATTCATGGTTAGTAGACAAATTCAACAAACTACTAACAGGTGTGAGTAAAAAGTAGTCCCCCCACCGTATAGTTCCTAACTATACtatctaaatatttttaaaagggaGTTTATAGATAAAAAGGTATCTTTAATGGGAGTCTTCACAGTGccggggggggggggagtgGAAGAAACCCCTATATATCAAATAAGCTATTAATCATCCACCCACCTTCCTCCACAGAAACATTCCCAAAGAACATGTACTGCCCGTGACCTCTTGTGAGCACCATTCCAAAACTGAAACCACACATAAAGAGACATTTTGTGAAGGTCTGCTGGAGGTATTACTTTTATATATCTGAAGGTTAGAAGAATTACTCCAAAATCCCACATGTGTCTTCATCATATGTTAGAAATGTAAGAACCGAGTCATACCTAAAAGGAGTCTCATTGATGGATGTGTAGAAATAATCGTTTTTAAGGAATACGGGTCTTTTCTGGAggataaaaaggaaaattgcCATAATAGATTTCACTCCTCCCAAACTCTCAAATACtaatata
This genomic window contains:
- the lrtm2b gene encoding leucine-rich repeat and transmembrane domain-containing protein 2, which encodes MNIKSLLTILSLCGMSTSCPSVCTCNGNQTDCSDLNKLISLASILDQLPSHTASLTLSNNNFTTVKPGSFSNLSDLFHLDLSRNLLSTFHPSIFSQLNSLEFLDVSENRLVMLPVSLFSDLRRLAELVLKDNRLKELNPDQFKGLTELKRLDISLNHLSSLHTNLLDGLQKLTWLSVSGNKLTTLHSLKHAMGLQHLLLEGNPWNCNCELIPLKHRIEWILYKGGHIDSVHCSYPTDLRGKDLRNIPTEIFGHCHYLHFMTRNPPAADSHPESSGDCIHQRYRPVSVRRAAATVVVAGVVCSVVCILMVVTAIYGCIYAMMAANKQQQLKQGDNHQQMSAKEPEQDLMNEQKEDLMPSIRRGPEAPECTEWMAFPPEVCV